Proteins from one Pelorhabdus rhamnosifermentans genomic window:
- a CDS encoding sporulation transcriptional regulator SpoIIID, which produces MKDYIRKRVLDVCSHILESKHTVRQTAVVFGVSKSTVHKELPKVNGGRI; this is translated from the coding sequence ATGAAAGACTATATTCGAAAACGTGTCTTAGACGTTTGTAGTCACATTTTGGAAAGCAAGCATACCGTCAGGCAGACAGCGGTCGTATTTGGCGTAAGTAAGAGTACTGTTCATAAAGAGTTACCAAAAGTGAACGGTGGAAGAATATAG
- a CDS encoding YkvI family membrane protein, giving the protein MGFQKTGSVGTSFAMAAVWFATHCGGGFATGNQEVNFFVKYGWYAVFLPIIAMILLGWAHRNALVLAKDYKTYDYKSYGDALFHPYEKYFSIVFEFGFIVLIACGVSTSIAGSGSLLKSSLGIPYGIGIVIVGLILLLLTIFGSDLIIKVLNYKTYFLIITLFILCALGLQVGAFHFQQVMVTNETFGQSFWDAVWFMLIYVGFQSFTVLPIISVSHNIKTTKECNLFMLFGMLLNGIFLVVICIMLLGFTPEVLDQTLPVYFVCSQLSLPWLKILYTIILFVALLGTAVSLVFSTVARFEPVWVGKGIFENLRVRRLTISFITLLICTGISVFGLTNIVVKGYGSVGYIGLLFVLLPEIIVGTIKIRKNAKLRKDQGIEEA; this is encoded by the coding sequence ATGGGATTTCAAAAAACTGGATCTGTAGGAACATCATTTGCTATGGCTGCGGTCTGGTTTGCAACGCATTGCGGCGGAGGATTCGCCACTGGCAACCAGGAAGTTAATTTTTTTGTAAAGTATGGCTGGTATGCAGTCTTTCTACCAATCATTGCCATGATACTTTTGGGATGGGCACATAGAAATGCCCTCGTTTTAGCGAAGGATTATAAGACTTATGATTATAAAAGTTATGGTGATGCTCTTTTTCATCCGTATGAAAAATATTTTTCTATTGTATTTGAATTTGGGTTTATCGTGTTAATTGCCTGTGGAGTGAGTACTTCAATCGCAGGCTCAGGCTCCTTGTTAAAGAGTTCTTTAGGAATTCCTTATGGAATCGGTATTGTAATCGTAGGACTAATTTTATTACTTTTGACTATATTCGGGAGCGATTTAATTATTAAAGTTTTAAATTACAAGACTTACTTCCTAATCATTACTTTATTCATACTCTGTGCACTAGGTCTGCAAGTAGGTGCTTTTCATTTCCAGCAAGTCATGGTTACAAATGAAACCTTTGGCCAAAGCTTTTGGGATGCAGTTTGGTTCATGCTGATCTACGTTGGTTTCCAGTCCTTTACGGTGCTACCCATCATTTCCGTCTCACATAACATTAAAACGACTAAAGAGTGCAATCTTTTTATGCTCTTTGGCATGCTCCTAAACGGTATCTTTTTGGTAGTAATTTGTATTATGCTGTTAGGCTTTACACCAGAAGTTCTCGACCAGACGCTCCCGGTATATTTCGTCTGCTCGCAACTTAGCCTGCCGTGGTTAAAAATTTTGTACACTATTATCCTATTTGTTGCATTGCTTGGAACCGCAGTGTCCCTCGTGTTTTCTACAGTTGCCCGATTCGAACCGGTTTGGGTTGGAAAAGGTATTTTTGAAAACTTGAGGGTCCGTAGACTCACTATTTCTTTTATCACTTTGCTAATATGCACAGGTATTTCTGTATTTGGATTAACTAATATCGTTGTCAAAGGATACGGGTCCGTTGGTTATATAGGATTATTATTTGTGTTGCTTCCTGAAATTATTGTTGGGACGATAAAAATCAGAAAGAATGCTAAACTACGAAAAGACCAAGGAATCGAAGAAGCGTAG
- a CDS encoding bile acid:sodium symporter family protein, protein MMNLLEKMATFVCEKFTLWIIIFSLMAFLQPESFKPIASHISYLLGFIMLGMGLTMSLRDFELVFKYPKEVFYGVAFRYCIMPLIGYSVAKLLGLPPALAAGVVLLGACPSGTASNVMSFIAKGDTALSVTVSSVNTILAPVLTPYIFLLLAGTLIPIDVMALFIEIVKIVLLPVAIGVTIRMIAGRTVERLNKIIPAFSVVLIISVVAAVVAVNAGKLAAMGMVVMLAVFFHNSLGLILGYGAARGVGMSEKKSRAITFEIGMENSGLAVALAMAHLDPMAALPAALCSIWQNISGSMLAGYWGAKSEVIDDTTAELAKLES, encoded by the coding sequence ATGATGAATTTATTAGAAAAAATGGCAACCTTCGTGTGTGAAAAATTCACCTTATGGATTATAATTTTTTCATTAATGGCTTTTTTACAACCTGAATCATTTAAGCCAATTGCTTCTCATATTTCTTATCTTCTTGGCTTTATTATGCTGGGAATGGGGCTTACGATGTCACTTCGTGACTTTGAACTAGTATTTAAATATCCCAAAGAAGTTTTTTATGGTGTAGCATTTCGTTACTGTATAATGCCTCTGATCGGCTATAGTGTAGCTAAGTTGCTAGGTTTACCGCCCGCATTAGCAGCTGGTGTGGTTTTATTGGGTGCCTGTCCAAGTGGTACGGCTTCTAATGTTATGTCTTTTATCGCTAAAGGGGATACGGCTTTGTCCGTAACCGTGTCAAGCGTTAATACCATCCTGGCACCTGTGTTGACTCCGTATATATTTTTATTATTAGCTGGAACGCTTATTCCAATCGATGTAATGGCATTGTTTATTGAAATTGTAAAAATCGTCTTGTTACCAGTCGCTATCGGAGTGACGATTCGAATGATTGCCGGTCGGACAGTAGAGAGATTGAATAAGATTATTCCGGCTTTTTCAGTTGTTCTCATAATTTCGGTTGTAGCGGCTGTTGTAGCCGTAAATGCCGGAAAGCTAGCCGCTATGGGCATGGTTGTTATGTTAGCTGTGTTCTTCCATAATAGTTTAGGGTTAATACTCGGTTACGGTGCAGCCCGTGGGGTTGGAATGAGTGAGAAAAAATCTCGGGCAATTACCTTTGAAATCGGAATGGAAAATTCTGGCTTGGCCGTTGCTTTAGCGATGGCGCATCTTGATCCTATGGCGGCACTTCCTGCGGCACTGTGTAGTATCTGGCAAAATATTAGCGGCAGTATGCTGGCGGGCTATTGGGGAGCCAAAAGTGAAGTCATTGACGACACAACTGCTGAATTGGCTAAATTGGAATCTTAA
- a CDS encoding iron-containing alcohol dehydrogenase family protein — protein sequence MNNLIECVNFPVKVFRGFNALDNLGDFCKTLGTAAFILGGKTALAKTEQKIHTQLEKAGIKAAAAQWYGGECSRRNINTLIEEVVKSQANVIIAVGGGKVLDTGKMVSMECHLPVITIPTIAATCAAITPLSVVYSDQGEFVEMVCFEQCPVGTVIDTAVILDSPIRWLAAGMGDTLAKWYEYRVSIECTQQTSLTLAALANGKLCYDLVERFGGEARQALDKREFNEALDSTVDAIILYAGLASIFGGEKIRSAAAHGLHNGLTKIPAAHKVGHGLIVGYGNLCLLALEDRSDDEIMEAIKIAERCAIPTTISQIVALTKEDLKVVAAATILTPDIKNMPFTVTEDMVIKAIQRVDNLASSFKVGECSEP from the coding sequence GTGAATAATTTAATTGAATGTGTAAATTTTCCTGTTAAAGTATTTCGTGGGTTTAATGCATTAGATAATTTAGGGGATTTTTGTAAAACATTAGGTACAGCTGCATTTATTTTGGGTGGAAAAACTGCTTTAGCGAAGACTGAGCAGAAGATACACACCCAGCTTGAAAAGGCAGGAATTAAGGCTGCAGCTGCCCAATGGTATGGTGGAGAGTGTTCGCGGCGCAATATCAATACCTTAATTGAAGAAGTGGTGAAAAGCCAAGCTAATGTGATCATCGCCGTTGGTGGCGGTAAGGTTCTTGATACAGGTAAAATGGTATCTATGGAGTGCCATTTACCAGTTATAACGATTCCTACGATTGCTGCAACCTGTGCGGCTATTACTCCGTTATCTGTTGTATATAGCGATCAAGGTGAATTTGTTGAGATGGTCTGTTTTGAACAATGTCCGGTTGGGACGGTCATTGATACGGCTGTAATTCTTGATTCGCCTATTCGCTGGTTGGCGGCTGGTATGGGCGACACGCTCGCAAAATGGTATGAGTATCGTGTTAGCATAGAGTGTACTCAACAAACGAGTCTAACATTGGCAGCGCTTGCAAACGGCAAATTGTGTTACGATTTGGTCGAGAGATTTGGCGGTGAAGCCCGGCAGGCATTGGACAAGCGAGAATTCAATGAAGCATTGGATTCGACAGTTGATGCAATTATCTTATATGCAGGACTGGCTTCGATTTTTGGCGGAGAAAAAATTCGCTCTGCAGCTGCGCATGGTCTGCACAATGGTTTAACGAAAATACCAGCAGCGCACAAAGTCGGACACGGTTTGATTGTTGGTTACGGTAACTTGTGTTTATTGGCATTGGAAGACCGCTCGGATGATGAAATTATGGAAGCAATAAAAATTGCTGAACGTTGTGCTATTCCTACGACAATAAGTCAGATCGTTGCATTAACGAAGGAGGATCTTAAGGTAGTGGCTGCCGCGACTATATTGACTCCTGACATAAAGAATATGCCGTTTACAGTGACTGAAGACATGGTGATCAAGGCTATACAACGGGTCGACAATCTGGCAAGTAGCTTCAAAGTAGGAGAATGTTCTGAGCCATAA
- a CDS encoding recombinase family protein, translating to MIGNAEKKKVAAYCRVSTEKEDQLLSLQAQKEFFEGYAAKNNFELVELYADEGISGTKLKNRTEFRRMMADAERGKFECVYVKDVSRLARNVVDFLQSIRTLKALNINCRFVTANMSSNDGELTLTILAAVAQEESANLSKRVKFGKKRNAEKGRVPNLVYGYDKTIGEYFSLTINEAEAKVVKGIFDFYVYKRHGANKIAQLLNKEGLVTKRKCHWSQQAISTILTNPLYIGKVINGKESVKDFLTGERVKNDEDKQFIVDKPELAIIEQEIFDKAQVLLAKRTKNFRLTKNRQSNKYCFSTMIKCGDCGYSFRRMHRKYIKEYTRWCCSGRNANGKDFCNNHTVVDEQELLDEIKNYLGGLVSSKDKLLKQTIAEFKKKYKPSNHELSESYIVSELTRLKRAKAKQTQMFEVDAITIEELKERTAELNGAIAKYENELTVLQGNTSILGRIDERVKKYCSSIQAVLSADIIDNAMLRKVIDKIVVTVEGEIQVFLKLFSDLEIKHAAAI from the coding sequence ATGATTGGAAATGCTGAAAAGAAAAAAGTTGCTGCATACTGCCGGGTGTCTACGGAGAAAGAAGACCAGTTGCTTAGCCTACAGGCACAAAAAGAGTTTTTTGAAGGGTACGCCGCTAAGAATAATTTTGAACTGGTAGAACTGTATGCTGACGAAGGCATTAGCGGTACCAAGCTGAAAAATAGAACGGAATTTAGGCGTATGATGGCTGATGCGGAGCGCGGTAAGTTTGAATGCGTTTATGTTAAGGATGTTTCTAGGCTTGCTCGTAATGTCGTGGACTTTCTCCAAAGTATTCGCACATTAAAAGCGTTAAATATTAACTGCCGTTTTGTGACAGCTAATATGTCTAGTAATGACGGTGAATTGACATTAACCATACTGGCGGCGGTGGCGCAAGAAGAATCCGCTAACCTGTCTAAAAGGGTTAAGTTTGGGAAAAAACGTAATGCTGAAAAGGGGCGCGTGCCTAATCTTGTTTATGGTTATGATAAAACAATCGGGGAATATTTTAGCCTGACTATTAATGAGGCAGAAGCAAAGGTAGTCAAGGGGATATTCGACTTTTACGTGTATAAGCGGCATGGGGCAAATAAAATTGCTCAGCTATTAAATAAGGAAGGCTTAGTAACAAAGCGCAAGTGCCACTGGTCACAGCAAGCTATTTCCACAATCTTAACCAATCCACTTTATATAGGTAAAGTGATTAACGGTAAGGAGTCAGTCAAGGACTTTTTGACAGGTGAAAGGGTTAAGAATGATGAGGATAAGCAGTTTATCGTGGACAAGCCAGAGCTTGCCATTATTGAACAGGAAATTTTTGATAAGGCACAGGTGTTACTAGCTAAGCGAACAAAAAACTTTCGACTGACGAAAAATCGTCAGTCGAATAAGTACTGTTTTAGTACTATGATAAAGTGCGGCGATTGTGGCTATAGTTTTCGGAGAATGCATAGGAAGTATATTAAAGAATATACTCGGTGGTGTTGCTCAGGTCGCAATGCGAATGGCAAGGATTTTTGCAATAATCATACGGTCGTCGATGAACAGGAACTGCTTGATGAGATAAAAAATTATCTGGGTGGCTTGGTATCATCAAAGGACAAGCTGTTAAAACAAACCATTGCTGAATTTAAAAAGAAATATAAACCAAGTAATCATGAGTTATCAGAGTCGTATATTGTCAGTGAACTAACAAGGCTCAAAAGGGCCAAAGCCAAACAGACACAAATGTTTGAGGTGGATGCTATTACTATTGAAGAATTAAAGGAAAGAACGGCTGAATTAAATGGTGCCATTGCTAAATATGAAAATGAGCTTACGGTTTTGCAAGGGAATACCTCAATATTAGGTCGCATTGATGAGAGGGTCAAAAAGTATTGCAGTAGTATTCAAGCTGTACTATCCGCTGATATTATTGATAATGCTATGCTAAGAAAAGTTATTGATAAAATTGTCGTGACAGTAGAAGGAGAAATTCAAGTTTTTCTAAAACTATTTTCCGATCTGGAGATTAAACATGCTGCAGCTATATAA
- a CDS encoding ATP-binding protein: protein MIINPYTPGAGLVPNYLAGRDDTIEEAKEVISYVAHGYPTRSIVYYGLRGVGKTVLLNKIEEIAEENDVLYEHIEVSERSSFKISISLNIQKLIKQMSVKEKAKNYVQKAMSVLKAFKITYSPEGEVSFGLNEDVAPAVGVSDTGNFANDLTELLVSMGTLAKNSESSVCLFIDEIQYLKDDEFEALITAVHRVNQKGLPVTLFAAGLPKIAKIAGDIKSYAERLFSFISIDSLEPKAAKLALVEPAKKIGVTFTDEAIDEILRITAGYPYFLQEYGKQVWAFIKNKNIDITSVQEAYPVFEKSLDDSFFKVRYDRATSKEKEFMLVMVECGELPCTIAQIASKMNTTVQRISPLRAQLIYKGFIYATSYGEVDFTVPQFNQYLKRIHNSK, encoded by the coding sequence ATGATAATAAATCCCTATACACCTGGAGCAGGATTAGTTCCAAATTATTTAGCCGGTCGTGATGATACGATTGAGGAAGCAAAAGAAGTTATTTCTTATGTTGCTCATGGATATCCTACTCGTTCTATTGTTTACTATGGGTTACGTGGTGTTGGAAAAACGGTACTTTTAAATAAAATTGAAGAGATTGCAGAAGAAAACGATGTATTATATGAGCATATTGAAGTATCAGAACGGTCTTCTTTTAAAATTTCTATTTCGTTAAATATACAAAAATTAATTAAGCAAATGAGTGTTAAGGAAAAAGCTAAAAATTATGTTCAAAAAGCAATGTCCGTATTAAAGGCTTTTAAAATTACTTATTCCCCAGAAGGGGAGGTAAGTTTTGGTTTAAATGAGGATGTGGCCCCTGCTGTAGGTGTATCTGATACCGGAAATTTTGCAAATGATCTTACCGAATTGCTTGTATCTATGGGAACACTTGCGAAAAACAGCGAAAGTTCGGTGTGCTTATTTATTGATGAAATACAATATTTAAAAGACGATGAATTTGAAGCATTGATTACTGCTGTACATAGAGTGAATCAAAAAGGATTGCCTGTTACATTGTTTGCAGCAGGATTGCCTAAAATTGCAAAGATTGCTGGCGATATTAAGTCCTATGCCGAAAGATTATTTAGTTTTATTTCTATAGATTCTTTAGAACCTAAGGCTGCTAAGTTGGCACTGGTGGAGCCAGCAAAAAAAATCGGCGTAACCTTCACAGATGAGGCGATTGATGAAATTTTAAGAATTACAGCGGGATATCCCTATTTTCTACAGGAATATGGCAAACAAGTTTGGGCTTTTATAAAAAATAAAAATATTGATATTACATCAGTACAGGAAGCATATCCAGTTTTTGAGAAAAGCTTAGATGATAGCTTTTTCAAAGTTCGTTATGATCGAGCGACATCAAAAGAAAAAGAATTTATGCTGGTAATGGTTGAGTGTGGGGAATTGCCCTGTACCATTGCCCAAATAGCTAGTAAGATGAATACTACTGTACAAAGAATTTCACCATTGAGAGCACAATTGATTTATAAGGGGTTTATTTATGCGACGAGCTATGGAGAAGTGGACTTTACAGTACCTCAATTTAATCAGTATCTAAAACGAATCCATAATAGTAAATAA
- a CDS encoding sporulation transcriptional regulator SpoIIID — MSFHKDMIERLPLINKRLAAKVRGVLELNKAERHIRGGEATRKKYRENKETVEKS, encoded by the coding sequence ATATCGTTCCATAAAGATATGATTGAAAGATTGCCACTTATTAATAAACGCTTGGCAGCGAAAGTTCGGGGCGTTTTAGAATTGAACAAAGCCGAACGACACATTCGTGGCGGTGAAGCCACGCGAAAAAAGTATCGCGAAAACAAAGAAACTGTAGAAAAGTCCTAG